The nucleotide sequence GTCTTGGGGCTTGGATTGGCATCAAAACGAAGGCATCGAGCTGTGTTTGTTGGATCGAGGCCAACTACAGTTTGCGGTGGAAGGTCAGGCGTTCACGCTGCAGCCGAACGATTTGACCATCACGCGTCCCTGGCAACGGCACCGCTTGGGCGACCCCAACATCGGACCCGGGCGGCTTCACTGGGCGATCATCGATGTTCAAGTGCGACGACCACACCAAAGTTGGAAGTGGCCGGACTGGGTCGTTTTGACGCGGGACGATTTGCAAGAGCTGACGGAATTGCTGCGACAAAATGAGCAACCGGTTTGGCATCAAGCCAGCGATGTCGGCCAGTGTTTTGGACGCATCGCCGACGTATTGGGACGCTGCACTGTGGACGGTTCCATCGACGTGTCTTGGTTGACACTGTTGATGAACGAATTGCTGTTGCAGATTCTGTCGCTACTACGCAGTCGCGATGTGTCGATGGACGCGAGCTTGGCCGACACGCAGCGAACCATCCAATTGTTCTTGGATGACCTGCGACACAACCGGGATCATCTGGCCGAACCATGGACGATCAAGATGATGGCTGAGGCGTGTGGGCTGGGCATCACACGCTTCACGGACTACTGCCGTCGCCTGACCAATACGACACCGGTGCAGTATTTAAACCAATTGCGGTTGAGTGCCGCCGTTGATTTGCTGCGGGAGCATCCCGAGATGAGCAACGGTGAAGTGGCCAAAGCGTGTGGGTTTAGTTCGCCTCAGTATTTCGCAACCGTGTTTCGGCGACAGCATGGCTGTTCGCCACAGCAGTATGCGTCCCGCGAACACGCATCGTCGTGACACGATGCGTTTGGCAGAGTCAAGAAATCCGCACGGCGATCATTCCGTTAGGGCGGGTTCACCTTTGGTGTCGATGGTGATCACGCTGGCAATGTCGTCGGGGGCCGTTGAAGGCAGGTCAATGACCATCGTTTGACCATCCCGTTTCAGATTCAACGTCGTTTCCGGTGATGCCAACAGCGAGACGCGCCGAACTTCGTTGGACAACGCTGGGATGGTCAGTTTGCCATCGCTGGGCCAATCAAACACGTGCAAATACAGCGTGCCTTCTTTGCGTGTGACGCGACCCCAGTCGGGGCGGAACAGTGCGGCCTGGGTGCCATGAATCGATTCTCCGTTGATGCTCATCCATTGGCCGATGGCACGCAACCGGTCCACGCTGGCTTGCGGGAACGTTCCATCTGCCTTGGGGCCGATGTTCAGCAAATAGTTGCCTCCTTTACTGGTGATGTCGATCAAGTTTTGGATCAAACGTTGGCTGCTCTTCCAGTTCTTGTCGGACGTTTTGAATCCCCAGGTGTCGTTCATCGTCATGCAGGATTCCCAATCACTGTTGACGCCCGTGGCGGGGATTTCTTGTTCCGGGGTGCCGAAGTCACCGGCAAACGAGCCCTCTTGGGTGAAGCCCGACATGCCTTTTCGGCCGGCACCCACGCGGTTGTTGACGATCAACTCGGGATTCAATTTCAACAGCCATTGATACAGTTCTTGGCCGTCCTGGTCGGTCCACCAACTGGGCCATTCGCCGTCGAACCACAGCACGTGCGTGCGATAGTCTTTGACCAAGGTTTCCAAGTGGCCTTTCATGTAATCGACGTATTGTTGTTTTTGATCGTCGATCATTTGGGTCGGGTTCCAGACGGGACGCCCGTTGTTCATCTTGGCCGGTTTTTGGGACGGATGGTGCCAATCCATGATCGAATAGTACGTGCAAAACTTCACACCATGACGTTCGCACGCGTCGCGTAGATCGGCCAGGATATCTTTGCCGTACGGGGTCGCATCCACCACGTCGTACTGACCCTCGGAATCAAACAAGCAGAATCCGTCGTGGTGTTTGGAGGTGATGACGATGTACTTCATCCCCGCATATTTCGCGAAGCGGACCCACGTATCCGCGTCGTATTGCTGAGGGTCGAATTGGGGGGCAAAAGCTTCGTAGCGATCGCGTGGGATGTTCGCGCGGCTCATGATCCATTCGCCGATCCCTTTCACTTCTTTCCCCTCGTACTTGCCCGCCGGCACGGCATACAGTCCCCAGTGCACGAACATGCCAAAGCGGGCGTCTCGCCACCAATCCATTCGAGAATCATCAGGCGACGCGGCCGATGCAGGGATCGAACCACTGGCCAGCAGGATGGCAACAAGGAAGGCGACCAGGATGCGAAGGTGCATTGGAAGACGTGACGTTTTCATAGCGGTTCAATTCGTCTTGGCAGGAAGGGAATCGGCGGGCGAGTGAGCGTGTGTGGGCTATGGTATCCGACGCAAACGACAAGTGTGGTTGTGCGTCAATTCGACGCGAATTGTCGATCGGTCAATCCAATTCATTGGACGCGACGCGAGCCAAATAAATCGCTTCATAAGGCGAGTTTTTTCCTGCTTCGTAAAGGCACAGAATGGTTTGGTCCGACAAGACGGCCAGGTCCGAATAGGCGCTCGGGCCGGAATGCAGAACGATCTGCTTTGGCCAAGTTGCTCCTTCATCATGACTGGCTCGAAGCGTCATGTTGACCCGCTGGTTGGCACTGGCCGGATTGCTGAACAGGATCGTGCCGGGCTGATCGTCTTGGGGCCAACGTAGACGCCGAATCGCCGCCTGGCAGATCGGCTCGACTAGCTCCGGTGCAAACGTCTGGTCGTGCCAGCTTTCGCCTCCGGTGTTACTGATGGCAATTTGTCGGACGGTTCGGCTGCGGTCATAGTTTCGCATGTTCAGCATCAGCCGACCGCCGGATAGTTCGACGACTTCGCATTCATTGACGTCACGTTTGGGCGTGCGTTCGCCTGCCTGCCAAGTGTCGCCGCCATCATCGGAATAGATCGCGTGCGAATACTTGTGTTCCGTTTCCGCTTCCATGTGGTCGCACGGGATGACCAGTCGCCCGGCGTGCTTACCGTGCTTGATTTGAATGCCGCTGCCCGGACCGGTGGCATACCAAGTCCAGGTGTTTGGTTTCACGGCATCGGTGATGTCGGTCGGCGTGGTCCATGTGAGGCCATGGTCAGGCGAATGGCTGAGGTAAACGTGGCGGGTGTCTTCACTGGTTTGCCCGATGATTTCACGTTCGGTATCGCGGCCAAGGTTCCACGTCAGCAACAGGCTGATCTTGCCCGTTTCCCGGTCCACGACCGGACAAGGGTTACCGCAGGTGTTCGATTCGTCGTCCCACAAGATTTGCAGGTCTGACCACGTGACGCCGCCGTCAGTGGAACGCTTGTAAACCAAGTCGATGTTGCCGCTGTCGCCACGTCCGGCCAAGCGTCCTTCGCAAAACGCGATCACGGTGCCATCGGTCGCGACACACAGCGACGGGATACGAAAGGTGTGGTAACCCTGTTCGCCTGCTTGGAAAATCGCTTCGCCACGTGGCCGTTTCGATTCCGCTGGCGTGTTGTCGTCCGCGTTGGCCCGGCAAGCGTGGGAAGTAGCGAAGGCAAATAAAACGAACGCCAACCCGAATCGAAACAGATTTTCGATGACGGGGGAACGGCGAACCAATGCAGAAGGAAGCGAGTTGCGAAACATGGCGGGAACCGTTGGCGGGAAGATCAAGCTAGGAAGACGGGGCACCGGCCAGGCGAGCTGCGTCAGCTAATCGGCTGGACTCAAAACATCGTTGACCCAGTTCCAAGCCGAAGTGCGATAGCGACTAGGTTTTAACAGCCAAGCGTCGGTGTGTGCGGCTTTAGCCAATGCATTGGGAAATTCGCCCAAGGCTTCGCGAGTATTGACGGGCAAGAACGTGAAGTGTTCGGTCTGGGAAAGCGAGGCTCGCAAGAAGTCTTTCGTCGGATCGATGTTTCCGTTCTGGCTGACCAACCACGGGCGATTCCCGGCGCGTTTGATTCGTCGGATCGCTTGTTCGCGATAATCGTCCAGTGGCGAACCCCAGTCGGTGCCACGCCACTGGCGGACGCCGTCGAAGTGGTCGTGCGTTACGAAGGCGGTCCAATGGCTGGCGATTTCATCGTCATGCAGACCGATCAAACTGACGCCAATCGCACCGCGTGAGAAGCCACATAGAAACACTGCGTCAGGATCTGCGTTGAAACGGCGGATGATTCGCGGCACGTTGACCTTCGCATAGTGCACCGTCGCGTCGATGTCGCCCCACCAATTCGGTGCGTTGCGTTTGCCAGATTCGTCGACGTAGGGAAGCGTGACCCAAATGAAACGGCCACCGGAGATCCCATACCCCAAGACCGCATCTTTGGGGTCGCCGGTCGATCCGGTCGGTGGATGCCGGTTGCCCGTGTATTCAAAAATGATCGGCAACGGCGGTCCGTTCTGATTCCAGTTGTCGGGCAAATACACGTGGTGAACGATGTCTGTGTCTGCAAACTCCGGAGCATGAATCGCGACACGACGTCCCGCGGTGGCAGGTCCGGTCGACAGTGCCGGAGGTTCAAGGACTTGTGCCGATTCCGGTTGCGGTTTTGCGTTGCGACGCCCCAGGCTGTCATCGCCAGCGACGGTTTCCAATGCCAAGCCGACAAACGATGCGATTACAAAGGGGTAGCAGAACTTCATCGGTAACTCGATGCAACTTCGAATCAAATCGGGTCATATCAGCTGGACGTTTGTTGTCCGTCGATCAGCGATTGGTTTTACTTCACTTGCGGGTCGGCGGTGAATCAAATCGAGTTGGTTTTCCCAGCGTCGCGTCGGTTGGCCGATCGGTGGCATGGAGTTTTTACGTTCGGCGGCAGGCGACCCGCGTGTTTCGCTTCCCTAATTTTCCGAAATCACCGACTCGGCAGCCCCGACCCCGGCTAGATTCGGCTAACTTCGTTTTTCAACCGTCCTGTTTCCCTGACGAGAATGAGAAGATGCGTCGAAGAGAGTTTCTTGCGTCCACCGCCGCCGCGTCGCTGGCCGCCGTCCAGTCATCCGCTTACGCCACCGCCGGTGATTCCGCGATCCGAGTCGGACTGATCGGTTCGGGCTGGTATGGCAAGACCGACTTGTTTCATTTGATCCAAGTCGCGCCGGTCGAAGTCGTGGGGATCTGCGATGTCGATTCCAAGATGGCCGAGGAAGCCGCGCAACTGGTTTCCAAACGACATCCGTCGGGCAATGTTCCGCCGACGTATGGGAAGCACGAAGACCTGTTGTCGAAACACAAGCCCGATGTGGTGTTGATCGGGACGCCCGACCACTGGCACTGTTTGCCGATGATCGATGCTTGTCGTGCCGGTGCGGATGTGTACGTGCAAAAGCCGATCAGCTGGGATGTTGCCGAGGGCCAGGCGATGGTCGCCGCGGCGCGGAAATACAACCGGACCGTCCAAGTCGGGTTGCAGCGGCGCAGCACTCCACACTTATTGCAAGCTCGAGATCGATTCATTCGCAGCGGCAAGCTGGGCAAGATCGCCTACGTCGATGTGCATGCTTATGGTGGCGGGCCTCGTGACTTTCCCGCGACGCAAGCGCCGCCGGAAAACCTGGATTGGGATCGCTATGTCGGGCCCGCACCTTGGCGCGACTATAACCCCGGCATCCATCCACGACGCTGGCGTGCCTGTGGTGAATTCAGCAACGGCAAGACCGGCGATCTGTGCGTGCACTTCTTGGACGTCGTGCGATATTTCTTGGATCTCGGGATGCCCAAGACGATTGCGGCGACGGGCGGACGGTACATGTTGCCGCCGGATTCCAACGTCAACCTTCACGATACACAAAACGCCTTGTTTGATTTTGGCGACGTTCAAGTGGCCTGGAACCAGCGGAACTGGGGCACCAATCCGGAACCCGATTATTCCTGGGGTGCGACGCTGTACGGCGACAAGGGAACGTTGAAGCTGAGCGTTCGTTCCTATGATTTCATTCCC is from Crateriforma conspicua and encodes:
- a CDS encoding AraC family transcriptional regulator, with protein sequence MSPRIPIYKIQDATYRADSCRRLMEAAEAGQIQLDAVVHGHYPGRRLPKNALPGLKALGYWDAARPQSWGLDWHQNEGIELCLLDRGQLQFAVEGQAFTLQPNDLTITRPWQRHRLGDPNIGPGRLHWAIIDVQVRRPHQSWKWPDWVVLTRDDLQELTELLRQNEQPVWHQASDVGQCFGRIADVLGRCTVDGSIDVSWLTLLMNELLLQILSLLRSRDVSMDASLADTQRTIQLFLDDLRHNRDHLAEPWTIKMMAEACGLGITRFTDYCRRLTNTTPVQYLNQLRLSAAVDLLREHPEMSNGEVAKACGFSSPQYFATVFRRQHGCSPQQYASREHASS
- a CDS encoding alpha-L-fucosidase, with protein sequence MKTSRLPMHLRILVAFLVAILLASGSIPASAASPDDSRMDWWRDARFGMFVHWGLYAVPAGKYEGKEVKGIGEWIMSRANIPRDRYEAFAPQFDPQQYDADTWVRFAKYAGMKYIVITSKHHDGFCLFDSEGQYDVVDATPYGKDILADLRDACERHGVKFCTYYSIMDWHHPSQKPAKMNNGRPVWNPTQMIDDQKQQYVDYMKGHLETLVKDYRTHVLWFDGEWPSWWTDQDGQELYQWLLKLNPELIVNNRVGAGRKGMSGFTQEGSFAGDFGTPEQEIPATGVNSDWESCMTMNDTWGFKTSDKNWKSSQRLIQNLIDITSKGGNYLLNIGPKADGTFPQASVDRLRAIGQWMSINGESIHGTQAALFRPDWGRVTRKEGTLYLHVFDWPSDGKLTIPALSNEVRRVSLLASPETTLNLKRDGQTMVIDLPSTAPDDIASVITIDTKGEPALTE
- a CDS encoding sialidase family protein, with the translated sequence MFRNSLPSALVRRSPVIENLFRFGLAFVLFAFATSHACRANADDNTPAESKRPRGEAIFQAGEQGYHTFRIPSLCVATDGTVIAFCEGRLAGRGDSGNIDLVYKRSTDGGVTWSDLQILWDDESNTCGNPCPVVDRETGKISLLLTWNLGRDTEREIIGQTSEDTRHVYLSHSPDHGLTWTTPTDITDAVKPNTWTWYATGPGSGIQIKHGKHAGRLVIPCDHMEAETEHKYSHAIYSDDGGDTWQAGERTPKRDVNECEVVELSGGRLMLNMRNYDRSRTVRQIAISNTGGESWHDQTFAPELVEPICQAAIRRLRWPQDDQPGTILFSNPASANQRVNMTLRASHDEGATWPKQIVLHSGPSAYSDLAVLSDQTILCLYEAGKNSPYEAIYLARVASNELD
- a CDS encoding Gfo/Idh/MocA family protein, which produces MRRREFLASTAAASLAAVQSSAYATAGDSAIRVGLIGSGWYGKTDLFHLIQVAPVEVVGICDVDSKMAEEAAQLVSKRHPSGNVPPTYGKHEDLLSKHKPDVVLIGTPDHWHCLPMIDACRAGADVYVQKPISWDVAEGQAMVAAARKYNRTVQVGLQRRSTPHLLQARDRFIRSGKLGKIAYVDVHAYGGGPRDFPATQAPPENLDWDRYVGPAPWRDYNPGIHPRRWRACGEFSNGKTGDLCVHFLDVVRYFLDLGMPKTIAATGGRYMLPPDSNVNLHDTQNALFDFGDVQVAWNQRNWGTNPEPDYSWGATLYGDKGTLKLSVRSYDFIPKGRGQAEHGDWVDESEQYPEDQQHKETEMFAAPATRRHMQDFVEARREGRRPVADIAEGHASTACCLLANLSMHLGRSLAWDADAGRVIDDDEANLQLARPYRGDWEHPTAHDV